From a region of the Rhodococcus sp. 4CII genome:
- a CDS encoding glycosyltransferase family 2 protein: MGRSTVSPRSSAKRCLVVVPVFGQIAMTHDLIPEILRESNLVDVLVVDNRGDYVPYAAERVATPGTNLGWAGGSNLGFRIAFREGYTHAMTLNNDTRLSPGFFAGVLDERLPGDAGLIGPMYDDTGGHGWQKAEFDGPAAEYEPVERYWQVPCFDGTAMMISAGAWEAAGEIDERTFGKYGWGANLDWCLRVADAGFGIYLTEMSYMNHLGRKTATANTHNLRYLFDAIRGLRGGMSTVYGRKWRDKFKHAPQPCALAEEVSA, translated from the coding sequence ATGGGGAGATCGACAGTGAGCCCGCGAAGCTCGGCAAAAAGATGTCTTGTAGTGGTCCCCGTGTTCGGCCAGATCGCGATGACACACGATCTCATTCCCGAGATTCTTCGTGAGTCGAATCTGGTCGACGTTCTCGTCGTCGACAATCGCGGCGACTACGTGCCGTACGCGGCCGAGCGTGTCGCCACGCCGGGGACGAATCTCGGGTGGGCCGGCGGTTCGAACCTGGGATTTCGCATCGCGTTCCGTGAGGGCTATACCCACGCGATGACGCTGAACAACGACACCCGCCTGTCGCCGGGATTCTTCGCCGGTGTGCTCGACGAGAGATTGCCGGGCGACGCGGGTCTCATCGGCCCGATGTACGACGATACCGGGGGGCATGGTTGGCAGAAGGCCGAATTCGATGGCCCCGCAGCCGAGTACGAGCCGGTCGAGCGCTATTGGCAGGTGCCCTGTTTCGACGGCACGGCCATGATGATCAGCGCGGGCGCCTGGGAGGCCGCCGGCGAAATCGATGAACGCACATTCGGGAAATACGGGTGGGGCGCCAATCTGGACTGGTGCCTGCGTGTGGCGGACGCCGGCTTCGGCATCTATCTCACCGAGATGTCGTACATGAATCACCTGGGCAGAAAGACGGCTACCGCGAATACACACAATCTCCGCTACCTGTTCGACGCAATTCGTGGTCTGCGGGGCGGCATGAGCACCGTCTACGGGCGGAAATGGCGCGACAAGTTCAAGCACGCGCCGCAGCCCTGCGCGCTGGCCGAGGAAGTGTCAGCTTAG
- a CDS encoding Ppx/GppA phosphatase family protein yields MTRVAAVDCGTNSIRLLIADVDDRGALHDVRREMRVVRLGQGVDATGRLAPEAIERTRIALAEYAGMIAEAGATAVRMVATSATRDASNRDDFFSMTREVLGAVIAGAGAEVITGDEEARLSFTGAVGELDPAQGPFVVVDLGGGSTEVVLGDESGVHAAFSTDIGCVRITERCLHDDPPTPAQVEDARAFAQERLDDAFARVPVEQAHTWVGVAGTMTTIAALAKELPEYDAEQVHLSRISLPRLREVCNSLIAMTHTERAALGPMHPGRVDVIGGGAIVTLVLADAFEKKAGIDHLVVSEHDILDGIALSIA; encoded by the coding sequence GTGACGCGGGTCGCTGCCGTCGACTGCGGCACCAACTCCATCCGCCTGCTCATCGCCGACGTCGACGACCGTGGCGCACTGCACGACGTGCGCCGCGAGATGCGGGTCGTTCGGCTCGGCCAGGGCGTCGACGCCACCGGGCGTCTCGCGCCCGAGGCCATCGAACGCACTCGGATCGCGTTGGCCGAGTATGCCGGAATGATCGCGGAGGCCGGTGCCACCGCTGTCCGCATGGTGGCCACGTCGGCCACCCGCGACGCATCGAACCGGGACGATTTCTTCTCGATGACCCGAGAGGTGCTCGGTGCCGTGATCGCCGGCGCCGGCGCCGAAGTCATCACCGGCGACGAGGAAGCGCGGCTGTCGTTCACCGGCGCGGTCGGCGAACTGGATCCGGCGCAGGGACCGTTCGTGGTGGTGGACCTCGGCGGCGGTTCCACCGAGGTCGTGCTGGGCGACGAATCCGGCGTCCACGCGGCGTTCTCCACCGACATCGGGTGCGTGCGCATCACCGAACGGTGTCTCCACGACGACCCGCCGACGCCCGCACAGGTCGAGGACGCAAGGGCGTTCGCGCAGGAGCGTCTCGACGACGCCTTCGCCCGCGTTCCTGTCGAACAGGCCCACACCTGGGTGGGCGTCGCCGGGACCATGACTACGATCGCCGCGCTCGCGAAAGAACTGCCCGAATACGACGCCGAGCAGGTGCATCTCTCCCGCATCTCACTGCCGCGGCTGCGGGAGGTCTGCAACTCGCTGATCGCCATGACCCACACCGAACGCGCCGCGCTCGGTCCGATGCACCCTGGGCGGGTCGACGTCATCGGCGGCGGCGCGATCGTGACCCTGGTGCTGGCAGATGCATTCGAGAAGAAGGCCGGAATCGACCACCTCGTCGTCAGCGAACACGACATCCTCGACGGAATCGCATTGTCGATCGCCTGA
- a CDS encoding DUF501 domain-containing protein has protein sequence MTTSSDPSSPVPQEDLDAVAAQLGREPRGVLEIAYRSPDGKPGVVKTAPKLPDGTPFPTLYYLTDPRLTAEASRQESAGVMREMTERLAQDPELAAAYLRAHQSYLAERDAIEPLGTDFTGGGMPERVKCLHVLMAHSLAKGPGVNPLGDESVALAASAAGGKLRGTAIPADWPGIDDVESPER, from the coding sequence GTGACCACTTCGTCCGACCCGTCCAGCCCCGTGCCGCAGGAAGACCTCGACGCCGTCGCCGCCCAATTGGGCCGCGAGCCGCGCGGAGTGCTCGAGATCGCGTACCGCAGTCCCGACGGCAAGCCCGGCGTCGTGAAGACCGCGCCCAAACTTCCCGACGGAACCCCGTTCCCGACGCTGTACTACCTGACGGACCCGCGACTCACCGCGGAAGCCAGCCGGCAGGAGTCCGCGGGTGTGATGCGCGAGATGACCGAGCGCCTCGCGCAGGATCCGGAACTCGCGGCCGCATATCTGCGCGCCCACCAGTCGTATCTCGCCGAGCGCGACGCCATCGAGCCCCTCGGCACCGACTTCACCGGCGGTGGAATGCCGGAGCGCGTCAAGTGCCTGCACGTGCTGATGGCGCACTCGCTGGCGAAGGGGCCGGGCGTCAACCCGCTGGGCGACGAGTCCGTCGCCCTCGCCGCGTCCGCTGCCGGTGGCAAGCTGCGGGGTACCGCGATCCCCGCGGACTGGCCCGGCATCGACGACGTCGAAAGCCCCGAGCGGTGA
- a CDS encoding septum formation initiator family protein, with translation MVQRGRPRSSGASPGGRGSGRGERARGSRADGAPGARRPRTTKSTPGQADGKPESVDGADTGKVLPGRARPRRVGATGAARITRSEHTILGLSTGRALILVMVVLLLALTLAVPLRNYLTQRSEADRIAAEQVQLEKELKDLRVLEERYSDPAYIEAQARGRLRWVKPGDTPFQVQLPGDYKEPEKPEEKDAEMAGPWYSDLWKTISEPPVAPEVQPAPASAPPVVPPPVPPEPGEPTG, from the coding sequence GTGGTACAGCGCGGTAGGCCGCGGTCGTCCGGAGCCAGTCCGGGCGGCCGGGGCTCCGGGCGTGGTGAACGCGCGCGCGGAAGCCGCGCGGACGGCGCGCCCGGAGCGCGGCGTCCCCGCACCACCAAGTCGACTCCCGGTCAGGCCGACGGCAAACCGGAGTCGGTCGATGGCGCCGACACCGGCAAGGTGCTCCCCGGCCGCGCCCGCCCCAGACGGGTGGGCGCGACCGGGGCCGCCCGCATCACACGGTCCGAGCACACGATCCTCGGGCTGTCGACCGGCCGGGCGCTGATCCTCGTGATGGTCGTATTGCTTCTCGCCCTCACCCTCGCAGTGCCGCTGCGCAACTACCTCACCCAGCGCAGTGAGGCGGATCGTATTGCGGCGGAACAGGTTCAACTCGAGAAGGAATTGAAGGACCTGCGGGTGCTCGAGGAGCGCTACTCGGATCCCGCCTACATCGAGGCGCAGGCGCGGGGCCGGCTCCGCTGGGTGAAACCCGGAGACACCCCGTTCCAGGTGCAGTTGCCCGGCGACTACAAGGAGCCGGAGAAGCCGGAGGAGAAGGACGCCGAGATGGCGGGCCCCTGGTACTCCGACCTGTGGAAGACCATTTCAGAACCGCCGGTCGCACCCGAGGTGCAGCCGGCGCCGGCGTCGGCGCCCCCCGTGGTCCCGCCGCCCGTACCGCCAGAACCAGGAGAACCCACCGGGTGA